A window of Citrus sinensis cultivar Valencia sweet orange chromosome 7, DVS_A1.0, whole genome shotgun sequence contains these coding sequences:
- the LOC127898862 gene encoding uncharacterized protein LOC127898862, giving the protein MAWLQFGSVFPLSFFLSLSSSISSSFIVVVPRFHLPFIPPFSGSGSPSWDFNCYIVGKRGISRLPQRFWKKRNYRDSVGSCSRFLGNWYWLGPSHGRDTLEYPRPLAVSPSPELELVGNKGGPSSSSGENHSFGGVGVPEGVGDACATTQTDLFKLRNLYNIPEEVLLVVPGKGDVPSRPLWGYVTMHLESFRLGARLPLQHYFAKILGGMYLAPGQLHPNGWRVLSVMYVLWERCGSEELSLVEVKHLYQLRSRPREAGWYYFMSSSVKRKSITGFPFSCKNWKNKFFFAGGKSWGLIGGLEDRPLLQVETALCDDKKAWSGSEQLQQPSSASEESQCWPFKASVPALPPPPPRKSVGEKTNDKSSEVSTRSGDRSSPLPSRDQGDYLTLYQRDYGKSVGPKMVQDIESMNLNELAGSVQRVSFKLATIVSCYKNRITRQEKKLQAENQDLKKRVESADRSKEKLAKLNRQITELEKKVAVAESTSSKLEGELGNLKSDLQATQSERDTLRTALKEDIKSLSEQLAEEKGKSADVDDQLDVEYNSGVAFSYKCIMSVLKEEYPELDMSKLGAGVERYMAEAG; this is encoded by the exons ATGGCCTGgttgcaatttggcagcgttttcccTCTCTCCTTTTTTCTGTCCCTGTCTTCAtcgatttcttcttcttttatagtcGTTGTCCCACGTTTCCATTTACCCTTCATCCCCCCTTTTTCGGGTAGTGGCAGCCCCTCATGGGACTTTAACTGCTACattgtgggcaaacgtgggatctcgCGTCTCCCGCAACGGTTCTGGAAAAAGCGCAACTACCGTGATTCTGTGGGATCGTGTTCCCGCTTTTTGGGGAATTGGTATTGGCTCG GCCCCTCCCATGGTAGGGATACCCTTGAGTACCCACGCCCCTTGGCTGTTTCTCCCTCCCCCGAACTAGAGCTTGTAGGGAATAAAGGTGGACCTTCGTCGAGCTCTGGTGAGAACCATAGCTTCGGTGGGGTTGGGGTCCCCGAAGGAGTTGGTGATG CTTGTGCCACCACCCAAACTGATCTGTTCAAGCTTAGGAACCTTTACAACATTCCTGAGGAGGTTCTTCTGGTGGTTCCTGGGAAAGGTGATGTTCCTAGTCGGCCTCTGTGGGGGTATGTAACGATGCACCTGGAGAGTTTCAGATTAGGAGCTCGGCTGCCCCTTCAACACTATTTTGCTAAGATACTGGGTGGTATGTACCTGGCCCCAGGTCAGCTACATCCCAACGGGTGGAGGGTTCTCTCAGTTATGTATGTGCTGTGGGAGAGGTGTGGATCAGAGGAGCTCTCCCTTGTTGAAGTGAAGCATCTATACCAGCTGAGGAGCAGGCCGAGGGAAGCAGGCTGGTATTATTTCATGTCGAGCTCTGTGAAGAGGAAATCAATCACCGGTTTCCCCTTTTCGTGcaaaaattggaagaacaaattcttctttgctggGGGAA AGTCGTGGGGTTTGATCGGGGGGCTTGAGGACCGACCTTTGCTTCAGGTGGAGACTGCTCTG TGCGATGACAAGAAAGCGTGGTCGGGCTCCGAGCAGCTCCAGCAACCCTCCTCCGCCTCCGAAGAAAGTCAGTGTTGGCCCTTCAAGGCTTCTGTTCCTGCTCTGCCCCCTCCTCCACCTCGTAAGAGTGTCGGGGAGAAAACTAATGACAAGAGTTCTGAGGTCAGCACACGCTCTGGGGACCGATCCTCCCCTCTTCCGTCTCGTGATCAGGGTGATTACCTGACCCTGTATCAGAGGGACTATGGGAAGTCAGTGGGACCGAAGATGGTCCAGGACATTGAGAGCATGAATCTCAATGAACTAGCTGGTTCTGTCCAAAGGGTCTCCTTCAAGTTGGCCACCATAGTATCTTGTTACAAGAATAGGATCACGCGCCAGGAGAAGAAGCTCCAAGCTGAGAACCAGGACTTGAAGAAGAGGGTTGAGTCTGCTGATCGCTCGAAGGAGAAGCTGGCCAAGCTGAACAGGCAGATTACGGAGCTAGAGAAGAAAGTTGCGGTTGCTGAGTCTACTTCTTCCAAACTTGAGGGTGAGTTGGGTAACCTGAAGTCCGATCTTCAGGCTACTCAAAGTGAAAGAGATACTCTGAGGACCGCCCTTAAGGAAGATATCAAATCCCTGAGTGAACAGCTGGCTGAGGAGAAAGGCAAATCCGCTGATGTGGATGATCAGCTGGATGTCGAGTATAACTCCGGGGTTGCTTTCAGCTATAAGTGCATCATGTCTGTGCTTAAGGAAGAATACCCCGAGCTGGACATGAGCAAGCTGGGGGCTGGAGTGGAGAGATATATGGCTGAGGCCGGCTAG
- the LOC112497131 gene encoding copper transport protein ATX1-like, which yields MSQTVVLKVDMSCEGCYGAVKRVLGKMDGVETFDIDLKEQKVTVKGNVQPDAVLQTVSKAGKKTAFWEEEKPASAESDSKPTEAVAAA from the coding sequence ATGTCTCAGACCGTTGTCCTTAAGGTTGACATGTCATGCGAGGGCTGCTATGGAGCAGTGAAGAGAGTGTTGGGGAAAATGGATGGTGTGGAAACATTCGACATTGATTTGAAGGAGCAAAAGGTGACTGTGAAGGGCAACGTGCAGCCCGACGCTGTCCTCCAGACTGTTTCTAAGGCCGGGAAGAAGACTGCCTTCTGGGAAGAGGAAAAACCAGCATCAGCAGAATCAGATTCGAAGCCTACCGAAGCTGTGGCTGCTGCTTAA